One Candidatus Bathyarchaeota archaeon DNA segment encodes these proteins:
- a CDS encoding AAA family ATPase: MEEGEFLDQWWYGRPKLRKLFSPLLYFSSWQYRLWRFLRKPPEKRMKEAEKHAKRIRKRIDFPNVRKEDIVGGEENLNKVLLSAHYHIFRDPDVRRMCPVPPPKVFILKGGSGSGKTFFAEACQREIFEEGLKYGLLIHYASLKPENVYTMWYGRSAQQLGAFFQEAFQKPSVVLIDEFQAFGSRFSSVTEVGMEEKRVQTVFLEKIDQLQNKNYRCIVLICTSEYEAITETLRRRGVVGTIDLDAGINRVMLLEIAKRQVEKYHIRLKPSEVIEVLEESLRAVGNTRLTPADVVNAFQIVMTEKSRPLQRRIIERVGIGKPRKVDVGGLVTLNDFRAAAKGLKAYTSQEKTEAAKRAVNRIAPRERYSDVGGLHGIKEEVIKEISLALDPDLAVRAGYHPPKGFLFCGPPGTGKTLLAKAIAGENDVWFYNIDGPSILQGKYGDPEKTIRDIFEDARKNAPAIIFFDEIDSIAPKRGMHDPVVDRVVSQLLTEIDGFTPLTNVVVIGATNRAEILDAALLERFTRRFDFTYPKNRAEKMEVLQVHLRRYRDALEEGITTEDVLKIFEKRVLSPRKIADAVDDANRLRAKEIEACRKLLQAKAFGEEKEKEVRELFKADLERLCENLGISDNSPEFMKVLQEINPSNYPLSLFHFEKALQRTFDESVEEAQRMVQQTVRIEKPEVGKSYGLMALGDQGELGGLVGVTEVVVNPKGSGKVQVIGSEAGESILASAQDAFICINSISDWKFKDYDVYVELVTPAKGMEKQAFGPVVTRAPVSGPSAGLSIAVAMLSAFLGVEVDPTVVMTGAITARGEVWPVGGLDYRGMGKIEATLSDRFARKLLIPRYNYENLARFDTEMMLFERGIKIVPVQTFLEAAAEALIGFSSPEEILRTLKKEA, translated from the coding sequence ATGGAAGAGGGAGAATTCTTAGATCAATGGTGGTATGGGAGGCCTAAACTCCGAAAACTCTTCTCCCCCCTACTTTACTTCTCCTCATGGCAGTATAGGCTTTGGAGGTTTCTCCGAAAGCCGCCTGAGAAGCGCATGAAAGAGGCCGAGAAACATGCCAAGAGGATTAGAAAACGGATAGACTTTCCAAACGTGAGAAAGGAGGATATAGTGGGTGGAGAGGAGAACCTGAACAAGGTCCTTCTCAGCGCGCACTACCACATCTTCAGAGACCCTGACGTTAGAAGGATGTGTCCAGTGCCCCCTCCAAAAGTCTTCATACTCAAAGGGGGCTCTGGAAGCGGAAAGACGTTCTTCGCCGAGGCTTGCCAGAGAGAGATATTCGAAGAGGGACTTAAGTACGGCCTACTCATTCATTACGCATCCTTAAAGCCTGAAAACGTTTACACAATGTGGTATGGAAGAAGCGCCCAGCAGCTTGGCGCCTTCTTTCAAGAAGCTTTCCAAAAGCCAAGCGTGGTTTTAATCGACGAGTTCCAAGCATTTGGAAGCAGGTTCTCCTCTGTGACCGAGGTAGGGATGGAGGAGAAGAGAGTCCAGACAGTCTTCCTTGAGAAGATAGATCAGCTCCAGAATAAAAACTATCGTTGCATAGTTCTCATCTGCACAAGCGAGTATGAAGCTATCACCGAGACTCTGCGTAGAAGAGGGGTCGTCGGCACAATAGACTTGGACGCAGGGATAAATCGGGTGATGCTTCTCGAGATAGCCAAAAGGCAGGTTGAGAAATACCATATTAGACTTAAACCATCCGAGGTCATTGAGGTGCTTGAAGAATCACTTAGAGCGGTGGGAAATACGCGACTAACCCCCGCAGACGTCGTAAACGCCTTCCAAATAGTGATGACTGAGAAGTCCCGGCCTCTGCAGAGGCGTATAATCGAACGCGTTGGAATCGGGAAACCGAGAAAGGTTGATGTAGGAGGCCTCGTCACCCTTAACGATTTTAGAGCAGCAGCTAAAGGATTAAAGGCTTATACGTCTCAGGAGAAGACGGAAGCCGCGAAGAGAGCGGTTAACCGGATAGCGCCTAGAGAGCGGTACAGCGACGTTGGCGGCCTGCATGGAATAAAGGAGGAGGTCATCAAAGAGATATCGCTGGCTTTGGATCCGGATCTAGCTGTTAGGGCCGGTTATCATCCGCCAAAAGGTTTTCTATTTTGTGGTCCACCCGGCACGGGGAAGACGCTTCTGGCAAAAGCGATTGCAGGCGAGAATGATGTCTGGTTCTACAATATAGACGGTCCATCGATACTCCAGGGAAAGTACGGAGACCCTGAGAAGACTATTAGGGACATATTTGAAGATGCGCGTAAGAATGCGCCTGCCATAATCTTCTTCGATGAGATAGACTCGATTGCTCCGAAGAGGGGAATGCATGACCCTGTCGTCGACCGTGTTGTCTCACAACTTCTGACAGAGATAGATGGCTTCACACCTCTAACTAATGTCGTCGTAATTGGAGCCACGAACAGGGCTGAGATACTTGACGCCGCACTGCTTGAAAGGTTCACGCGTAGGTTTGACTTCACCTACCCAAAGAATAGGGCTGAGAAGATGGAGGTCCTTCAAGTTCATCTACGCCGATATAGGGACGCGCTGGAGGAGGGGATAACGACCGAAGATGTTCTAAAAATCTTCGAGAAGAGAGTTTTAAGCCCGAGGAAGATAGCTGATGCCGTTGATGATGCGAACAGACTTCGGGCGAAGGAGATAGAAGCGTGCAGAAAGCTGCTCCAAGCAAAGGCATTCGGTGAGGAGAAGGAAAAGGAGGTTAGAGAGCTCTTCAAAGCGGACCTTGAAAGGCTCTGCGAAAACCTTGGGATTTCGGATAATAGCCCAGAATTCATGAAAGTTCTGCAGGAAATAAATCCGTCGAATTATCCCTTATCACTCTTCCACTTTGAGAAGGCGTTGCAGAGAACCTTCGATGAAAGCGTTGAGGAGGCGCAGAGGATGGTTCAACAGACTGTTAGAATTGAGAAGCCTGAGGTTGGCAAGAGTTACGGGCTCATGGCATTAGGAGATCAAGGTGAACTCGGTGGGCTGGTGGGCGTCACGGAGGTCGTAGTTAACCCAAAAGGATCTGGAAAGGTTCAGGTGATTGGAAGCGAGGCTGGTGAAAGCATTCTAGCCAGCGCCCAAGATGCATTCATATGTATTAACTCTATTTCGGACTGGAAATTCAAGGATTATGACGTCTACGTCGAGTTGGTCACGCCTGCTAAGGGAATGGAGAAACAGGCTTTCGGTCCGGTCGTAACGAGAGCCCCTGTCTCAGGCCCATCGGCAGGACTATCAATAGCTGTAGCAATGCTCTCAGCATTTTTAGGCGTCGAAGTTGACCCCACGGTGGTTATGACGGGGGCCATAACGGCCAGGGGAGAAGTGTGGCCTGTCGGCGGCCTCGACTATCGGGGGATGGGAAAGATTGAGGCAACATTGTCTGATAGGTTCGCGCGGAAGCTGCTCATACCCAGATACAATTACGAAAACTTAGCTAGATTCGATACGGAGATGATGCTTTTTGAGAGGGGAATAAAGATAGTCCCTGTCCAAACTTTCCTAGAAGCGGCGGCAGAGGCGCTGATAGGCTTCTCCAGCCCTGAAGAAATACTTAGAACCTTAAAGAAAGAAGCTTAG
- a CDS encoding ABC transporter permease: MRASQIIAIAWENMKQRKLRSSLTTMGVVIGIAAIISLATLGEGFRAEIRSRMLTGFELDNLTVIPGSLFAGLSRERFYDLDLQKISKISGVKIATSVMQVGNVTLINSRGETVKAFVAVGVNFTEFIQVFPDRFVFETGSLPAEDRNDTVILGYKVNHPTEDSDKPFAVAGDTITITLGRMREAAPPIPIRYETLSINFTVAGTLQRRGTPGITNFDYWIFLPLKTTRRIFETEQSDLIFVKVNDPEESERIADEIESLFPPFKITILVPLTFIRQVDNILHLVQLFLLAIASISLLVAGIGIMNIMTVSVMERTREIGILKAIGAKSRTVLAMFLSEAILIGIIGGFIGIFAGYGFSYILSYVVSSLVQPQRGGTIVQAPETHTMMIKPAFSLEWAIIAFIFGIIVCIVFGLYPARKAAKLNPVEALRYE; encoded by the coding sequence GTGAGAGCAAGCCAAATCATCGCTATCGCATGGGAGAATATGAAACAGAGGAAGCTTAGATCATCGCTCACAACGATGGGCGTTGTGATAGGAATAGCTGCCATAATAAGCCTGGCAACCCTGGGCGAGGGTTTCAGGGCCGAGATAAGAAGCCGGATGCTAACAGGCTTCGAACTGGATAACCTAACAGTCATACCTGGAAGCCTTTTCGCAGGCCTTTCAAGAGAAAGATTCTATGACCTCGACCTCCAGAAAATATCAAAAATCTCAGGGGTCAAGATTGCCACCTCAGTGATGCAGGTCGGTAATGTAACATTGATTAACAGCCGCGGTGAAACCGTCAAGGCCTTCGTAGCGGTTGGAGTGAACTTCACAGAGTTCATCCAAGTCTTCCCAGACAGATTCGTCTTTGAGACTGGCAGCCTCCCCGCGGAAGACAGAAATGATACTGTGATTCTAGGATATAAGGTCAACCATCCGACTGAGGACTCTGATAAGCCATTCGCCGTCGCAGGCGACACAATAACGATAACGCTTGGAAGAATGAGAGAAGCGGCGCCCCCCATACCCATACGTTACGAGACATTAAGCATTAACTTCACGGTTGCTGGAACATTGCAGAGGAGAGGAACGCCTGGAATAACGAACTTCGATTACTGGATCTTCCTTCCACTTAAGACAACACGGAGGATCTTTGAGACTGAGCAATCAGACCTCATATTCGTGAAGGTTAATGATCCTGAGGAATCTGAAAGAATCGCCGACGAGATTGAAAGCCTCTTCCCGCCATTTAAGATCACAATCCTAGTACCACTAACATTCATAAGACAGGTTGATAACATTCTACATCTCGTTCAACTATTCTTGCTGGCCATAGCATCTATCTCGCTGCTCGTAGCCGGAATAGGAATAATGAACATTATGACAGTCTCAGTTATGGAAAGAACCCGCGAAATCGGTATCCTAAAAGCTATCGGAGCCAAAAGCCGGACGGTGCTCGCAATGTTCCTAAGCGAGGCTATACTTATCGGCATAATTGGTGGCTTTATCGGCATATTCGCAGGCTACGGATTCTCCTACATCCTATCATATGTCGTCTCAAGCCTTGTCCAACCGCAACGCGGAGGAACGATCGTCCAGGCTCCAGAGACCCATACAATGATGATTAAACCTGCTTTCTCGCTTGAATGGGCTATAATCGCCTTTATCTTCGGAATAATAGTCTGCATAGTCTTCGGCTTATACCCCGCAAGAAAAGCTGCCAAGTTAAACCCGGTTGAAGCTCTACGCTACGAATAG
- a CDS encoding ABC transporter ATP-binding protein produces the protein MVEVKDVKKSYRMGKVSVPALRGVSFDIRKGEFLTIFGPSGSGKSTLLHLIGGLDRPDEGEILINGVNILSLSDNELADLRLRKIGFVFQFFNLLPRLTALRNVELPLSLADVPEDEALEKAKEMLKIVGLEARLSHKPTELSGGEQQRVAIARALINDPEIVLADEPTGNLDTKTGWEIVQLMKRLNEEKGQTFVVVTHDPNIAEIATRIIYLKDGLIEGIKETLGG, from the coding sequence ATCGTCGAGGTCAAGGATGTTAAGAAGAGCTACCGCATGGGCAAGGTTTCGGTTCCCGCATTAAGAGGCGTAAGCTTCGATATAAGGAAGGGAGAGTTCTTAACGATTTTCGGACCCTCGGGAAGCGGAAAATCAACGTTGCTTCACCTGATAGGAGGATTAGACCGGCCGGACGAGGGGGAAATCCTGATTAACGGCGTCAATATTCTCAGCCTCAGCGACAACGAACTCGCAGATCTCCGCCTACGCAAAATAGGCTTCGTATTCCAATTCTTCAATCTGCTGCCTAGGCTTACCGCATTGAGGAATGTTGAGTTGCCTCTGTCTCTAGCCGATGTCCCTGAAGATGAAGCGCTTGAGAAGGCGAAGGAGATGCTGAAGATAGTTGGTCTAGAAGCCCGCCTGAGCCATAAGCCGACAGAGCTGAGCGGCGGCGAGCAGCAGCGTGTAGCCATAGCCAGAGCCCTGATAAATGACCCTGAAATAGTTTTGGCAGACGAGCCGACTGGAAACCTGGACACGAAAACCGGCTGGGAAATTGTTCAGCTGATGAAGAGGTTAAATGAAGAGAAGGGACAGACCTTCGTCGTCGTCACCCATGACCCAAACATAGCCGAGATCGCCACGAGAATAATATACTTGAAAGACGGGCTGATCGAGGGTATAAAGGAGACCCTGGGAGGATGA